Proteins encoded within one genomic window of Rossellomorea vietnamensis:
- a CDS encoding two-component system regulatory protein YycI has protein sequence MDWSKTKSIFIIVFLVLDIFLMSLFINKVSESNPETLSQATFEEKLKADKIKYPKTLSQDPTEEKYIQAKSKKFKDEDISILKDQDVTVINESTIHSTLDEPVPLDKDFSPDDLNDFMENQVIDGDKYSFWAYNTEEQTITYYQTYRGRQLFNNTNGKIVLTVNNDNKIVSYKQSMLEDLNEFGEDKSIIPSFVALQGLYTNQKISPDSVVHKPKLGYWTFLSEESQVLAPTWHFVVESGDKEEDLFINAVEGQIVEVTKPEKETLE, from the coding sequence TTGGATTGGAGTAAAACGAAAAGCATTTTCATCATTGTTTTTCTCGTATTAGATATCTTTTTGATGTCCCTCTTTATTAATAAAGTGTCTGAAAGTAACCCGGAAACACTTAGTCAGGCTACTTTTGAGGAAAAATTAAAGGCGGACAAAATTAAATACCCAAAGACACTTTCCCAGGATCCAACGGAAGAAAAATATATCCAGGCTAAATCAAAGAAATTCAAGGATGAAGATATCAGTATCTTAAAGGACCAGGATGTTACCGTTATTAACGAAAGTACGATTCATTCTACGTTGGATGAACCTGTTCCATTAGATAAGGATTTTTCACCGGACGATTTAAATGACTTCATGGAAAACCAGGTCATTGATGGTGATAAGTACAGTTTCTGGGCTTACAACACGGAAGAACAGACGATCACGTATTATCAGACGTATCGGGGAAGGCAGTTATTCAATAACACGAATGGAAAGATCGTCCTTACCGTCAATAATGATAATAAAATTGTATCGTATAAACAGTCCATGCTTGAGGATCTGAATGAGTTTGGAGAAGATAAATCCATCATTCCTTCCTTCGTAGCATTGCAGGGCCTTTATACGAACCAAAAAATCAGTCCGGATAGTGTGGTTCATAAACCGAAATTGGGGTATTGGACGTTCCTGTCCGAGGAATCCCAGGTCCTTGCACCAACCTGGCACTTTGTCGTGGAATCAGGGGATAAAGAAGAAGATTTATTTATCAATGCCGTAGAAGGACAGATTGTAGAGGTCACCAAACCGGAAAAAGAAACATTGGAGTGA
- a CDS encoding CxxH/CxxC protein, which yields MIYCCLEHVELAMDIVVDEHEVAPQLTELSEDEKLSTTCEYCGNNAVYIVAN from the coding sequence ATGATTTACTGCTGCTTGGAGCATGTAGAATTGGCCATGGATATTGTCGTCGATGAGCATGAGGTAGCGCCTCAACTAACGGAACTTTCTGAAGATGAGAAGTTATCCACAACCTGTGAATATTGTGGGAATAACGCCGTATATATAGTGGCGAACTAA
- a CDS encoding MFS transporter, translated as MKETVLSKQHWFLIFTLTLLTFVLGTSEFVIVGILTEISSSLHITNAKAGTLVSAFAITFAIATPIVMSATSHFPKRKWVLCLIGSFIVLNALCVISTSYVMLMALRMLTAIVTGVLISLAMTIASEAIPVTKRGVAISFVFGGFTLANVIGVPIGTVIAEWYNWHATFLLTTLLGVVAFLASFMNLPSKLSQYRSSMRDQFSLLTHPRILMAFFIPSLGFGATYAVFTYLVPILNKMGAPGSSISLILFAYGFISIFSNILAGKIASHNAIGRLRFVFLIQAFVLFALYFTTDHFIVGLMNIGLMSLMAILLTTSTQLYLIDLAGVYQPKATGLAASLMPVASNVGIAMGSALGGLVYHQGPLMNVTLVGGVVAICASLLTFLSYRLDQKQVTTA; from the coding sequence ATGAAAGAAACGGTATTATCTAAACAACATTGGTTCCTTATTTTTACTCTTACATTACTAACATTTGTTCTCGGGACAAGCGAATTTGTCATCGTCGGGATTTTAACGGAGATTTCTTCAAGTCTTCATATAACCAATGCAAAGGCAGGCACGCTCGTTTCAGCTTTTGCGATTACCTTTGCCATAGCCACGCCCATTGTCATGTCGGCAACAAGCCATTTTCCAAAGCGAAAATGGGTGTTGTGTTTGATAGGGTCGTTCATCGTTTTGAATGCTTTGTGCGTGATTTCAACAAGCTACGTCATGCTTATGGCGCTTAGGATGCTGACAGCGATTGTGACAGGCGTATTGATCTCCCTTGCCATGACAATCGCCAGTGAAGCCATTCCCGTCACAAAAAGAGGCGTCGCCATCTCATTCGTGTTCGGCGGATTCACCCTGGCAAACGTCATCGGAGTCCCAATCGGAACGGTCATTGCCGAATGGTACAACTGGCATGCTACGTTCCTTTTGACGACGTTACTAGGTGTTGTTGCCTTTTTGGCATCTTTCATGAATTTACCGAGTAAGCTTAGTCAATACCGCAGTTCCATGCGTGATCAGTTCTCCTTATTGACCCACCCCAGGATTCTGATGGCTTTCTTCATTCCGTCCCTTGGCTTCGGGGCGACCTATGCAGTATTTACGTATCTTGTCCCAATTCTGAACAAGATGGGAGCACCAGGCAGCTCCATCAGCTTGATCCTGTTCGCTTACGGGTTCATTTCGATTTTCAGCAACATCCTTGCAGGGAAGATTGCCAGTCACAATGCCATCGGACGCCTCCGATTCGTGTTTCTTATCCAGGCATTTGTCCTGTTTGCCCTGTACTTTACGACCGATCATTTTATTGTTGGATTAATGAACATTGGATTGATGTCTCTGATGGCCATCCTCCTTACCACCTCGACCCAGCTTTACTTGATCGACCTTGCCGGTGTGTATCAACCGAAAGCGACCGGCCTCGCCGCTTCCCTGATGCCGGTTGCGAGCAACGTCGGCATCGCCATGGGATCGGCACTCGGTGGTCTTGTCTACCACCAGGGACCGTTGATGAATGTGACGCTCGTCGGCGGAGTGGTTGCGATTTGTGCGAGTCTGCTCACTTTCTTGAGTTATCGGTTGGATCAGAAGCAGGTTACAACTGCATAA
- a CDS encoding amino acid permease, translated as MEQRELKRDLSNRHVQLIAIGGTIGTGLFLGSGKAIQLAGPSIILAYLIVGIALFFVMRALGELLLSKAGFQSLPDIAEEYLGPRFSFVTGWTYWFCWIMTAMADVIAVGVYVKYWFDIPQWVPALICVIILLGLNLLTVKLFGELEFWFALIKVITILGLIALGVILLVTDSGVVTVQNLWEHGGFFPNGISGFLLAFQMVIFAYVGVELVAVSAAETSNPKKNIPSAINKIPLRILFFYVGALTVLLFINPWMELNAGESPFVKTFSLVGIPLAAGVINFVVLTSAASACNSGMFSTSRILYHLSKDHQASPRFARLNQNHVPGNGLFLSTLVISAGALLSKLIPEQAFGIVTTISAICFIWVWGIILICHIKYKKTRPHLHEKSSFKAPFTPLINYVVLTLFVGILVIMLFSEATRPALLLTPLWFILLFILYRMRSKR; from the coding sequence TTGGAACAACGAGAATTAAAGAGGGATCTATCAAACCGGCACGTTCAGCTGATCGCTATCGGGGGGACGATCGGTACGGGACTATTCTTAGGTTCCGGCAAGGCGATACAGCTTGCCGGTCCCTCTATCATCTTGGCTTACTTGATTGTGGGTATTGCCCTGTTTTTCGTAATGAGGGCGCTTGGGGAGCTGTTGTTATCGAAAGCCGGGTTTCAATCGCTGCCAGACATTGCGGAAGAGTATCTTGGACCCCGGTTCTCCTTTGTGACGGGTTGGACGTATTGGTTTTGCTGGATCATGACGGCGATGGCCGATGTGATCGCTGTTGGTGTTTATGTGAAATATTGGTTTGATATCCCGCAATGGGTCCCTGCCCTCATCTGTGTCATCATATTGTTGGGACTGAACCTATTAACGGTCAAGCTGTTTGGGGAATTGGAATTTTGGTTTGCTTTAATCAAGGTCATTACAATCCTTGGGTTAATTGCCCTTGGTGTCATTTTGCTGGTGACTGACTCGGGAGTGGTTACGGTTCAAAACCTGTGGGAGCATGGCGGATTTTTCCCGAATGGAATATCAGGGTTCCTCCTTGCTTTCCAAATGGTCATCTTTGCCTATGTCGGTGTGGAATTAGTCGCCGTATCGGCAGCGGAAACATCGAATCCGAAGAAAAACATCCCGTCTGCCATCAATAAAATTCCTTTGAGAATCTTATTTTTCTACGTTGGAGCTCTTACCGTCCTCTTGTTCATTAATCCATGGATGGAACTGAATGCGGGAGAAAGTCCGTTTGTGAAAACATTTAGCTTGGTCGGAATTCCGCTGGCGGCAGGCGTCATCAACTTTGTCGTTTTAACATCAGCGGCATCTGCCTGTAATAGCGGGATGTTTTCTACCAGCAGGATTCTGTATCATTTAAGTAAAGATCATCAGGCATCACCTCGTTTTGCCAGACTGAATCAAAACCATGTTCCGGGTAACGGGTTATTCCTATCCACACTGGTTATTTCTGCAGGGGCTCTATTAAGTAAGCTTATACCGGAACAGGCCTTTGGCATCGTGACGACGATCAGTGCCATTTGCTTTATTTGGGTATGGGGCATCATTCTGATCTGTCATATTAAGTATAAAAAAACCCGTCCGCACTTACACGAGAAATCGTCATTTAAAGCACCGTTCACTCCTCTGATAAATTACGTGGTGCTAACATTGTTTGTGGGGATCCTTGTGATTATGCTTTTTTCCGAGGCTACTCGCCCAGCCTTACTGTTGACTCCTCTATGGTTCATTCTCTTATTTATTTTGTATCGGATGAGGAGCAAAAGATAA
- a CDS encoding MBL fold metallo-hydrolase, translated as MTMHFSVLASGSTGNAIFVESEEHSFLVDAGLSGKQMEGLFSQIDRKIEDLSGILVTHEHSDHIKGIGVLARKYKLPIYANDKTWNAMDGLVGKIDTEQKFTFDMETAKHFGGLSIESFGVSHDAAEPMFYIFHHGDKKLVLVTDTGYVSDRMKGIISNADAYVFESNHDVGMLRMCRYPWNIKRRILSDYGHVSNEDAAIAMSEVMGDNTKGIYLAHLSLDNNMKDLARMSVTQTLESKGILVGEQIDLFDTDPKVPTPLVAI; from the coding sequence ATGACGATGCATTTTAGTGTACTTGCAAGCGGCAGTACGGGAAATGCGATATTTGTTGAATCGGAGGAACACTCCTTTCTTGTCGATGCCGGATTGAGCGGCAAGCAGATGGAAGGATTGTTCAGTCAGATCGACCGGAAGATTGAAGATTTGTCGGGGATTCTGGTCACCCATGAACATAGTGATCACATTAAGGGGATCGGTGTATTGGCGAGGAAGTACAAGCTGCCGATCTATGCGAACGATAAGACGTGGAACGCCATGGACGGTCTAGTGGGGAAGATTGATACAGAGCAGAAGTTTACCTTTGATATGGAAACGGCCAAGCACTTCGGGGGATTAAGCATCGAGTCATTTGGGGTATCACATGATGCTGCAGAACCGATGTTTTATATTTTCCATCATGGGGATAAGAAGCTTGTTCTTGTCACCGATACAGGGTATGTAAGCGATCGGATGAAAGGGATCATCTCGAATGCCGACGCTTATGTATTTGAAAGCAATCACGATGTAGGGATGCTCCGGATGTGCCGTTACCCTTGGAATATCAAACGCCGGATCCTGAGTGATTACGGTCATGTATCCAACGAAGACGCGGCCATTGCCATGAGTGAAGTGATGGGTGATAACACTAAGGGTATTTACCTGGCTCATTTAAGCCTTGATAACAATATGAAAGATCTCGCAAGAATGAGTGTCACCCAAACACTCGAATCAAAAGGAATCCTGGTAGGAGAACAAATCGATCTATTTGATACGGATCCTAAAGTACCAACACCTTTAGTGGCGATTTAA
- the yiaA gene encoding inner membrane protein YiaA — MSELNENPLMKSDEKKPKIKVERKEGEPTSAFKGASWAALVIGVSAYLIGLFNAGMELNEKGYYFAVLVFGLYAAVSLQKAVRDKEEDIPVSGIYYGLSWFAVIVAVSLMTIGLYNAGSIILSEKGFYGMSFVLSLFAAITIQKNIRDTQVARDRD; from the coding sequence ATGTCTGAGTTGAATGAAAATCCGTTAATGAAGAGTGATGAAAAGAAACCGAAAATTAAGGTGGAAAGAAAAGAAGGGGAACCAACTTCCGCATTTAAAGGGGCAAGTTGGGCAGCTCTTGTGATTGGGGTTTCCGCTTATTTGATCGGCTTGTTCAATGCCGGAATGGAACTGAATGAGAAGGGGTATTACTTTGCAGTATTGGTATTCGGACTCTATGCAGCTGTATCCCTGCAAAAAGCGGTAAGAGACAAGGAAGAGGATATCCCTGTTTCGGGCATCTATTATGGGCTCAGCTGGTTTGCCGTCATTGTAGCCGTATCGTTGATGACCATCGGACTTTATAACGCCGGAAGTATCATCTTAAGTGAAAAAGGATTTTATGGAATGTCGTTTGTTCTTAGTCTGTTTGCGGCCATTACGATTCAAAAAAATATCAGGGACACACAGGTGGCAAGAGACAGAGATTAA
- a CDS encoding tRNA dihydrouridine synthase, producing MKENFWHELPKPFFVLAPMEAVTDVVFRHVVSEAARPDVFFTEFTNTESYCHPKGKDSVRGRLTFTEDEQPMVAHIWGDKPEYFRQTSIGVAKMGFRGIDINMGCPVHNVAANGKGSGLIRRPDVAAEIIQAAKAGGLPVSVKTRLGYTKVEEWHDWLKHLLEQDIVNLSIHLRTKKEMSDVDAHWELIPEIKKLRDEIAPHTLLTINGDIPDREKGLELAEKYGVDGIMIGRGIFHNPFAFEKEKKDHTSGELLDLLRLQLDLHDKYSEELEPRQFKPLRRFFKIYVRGFRGASELRNRLMESETTDEVRALLDEYADAVKDAEGFSVSK from the coding sequence ATGAAAGAAAATTTCTGGCATGAGTTGCCTAAGCCATTTTTTGTTCTGGCACCGATGGAAGCCGTGACCGATGTCGTTTTTCGTCATGTGGTGAGTGAAGCGGCGAGACCTGACGTGTTTTTTACAGAGTTCACGAATACAGAAAGCTACTGTCATCCGAAGGGAAAGGACAGCGTACGCGGGCGTCTGACGTTCACGGAAGACGAACAGCCGATGGTCGCTCACATTTGGGGTGATAAACCTGAATACTTCCGTCAAACGAGTATCGGTGTGGCTAAAATGGGCTTTCGCGGAATCGACATCAACATGGGATGTCCGGTGCACAATGTGGCAGCGAATGGAAAAGGATCCGGCCTGATCCGCCGACCGGATGTCGCAGCGGAAATCATCCAGGCAGCCAAAGCAGGAGGACTTCCCGTCAGTGTGAAAACACGACTTGGTTACACAAAAGTCGAGGAGTGGCACGACTGGCTGAAACACTTGTTGGAACAGGACATTGTCAATCTTTCCATCCACCTTCGCACGAAAAAGGAAATGAGTGACGTGGATGCCCACTGGGAGCTGATTCCTGAAATCAAGAAGCTTCGTGACGAAATCGCCCCTCATACATTACTGACGATCAACGGAGACATCCCTGACCGAGAGAAGGGACTTGAACTTGCGGAGAAATACGGTGTGGACGGCATTATGATCGGACGGGGGATCTTCCATAATCCGTTCGCTTTCGAAAAGGAGAAGAAAGACCATACGAGTGGGGAATTGCTCGATCTTCTTCGCCTGCAGCTCGATCTTCATGATAAGTATTCGGAAGAACTTGAGCCACGCCAATTCAAACCGCTTCGCCGCTTCTTTAAGATCTACGTACGTGGATTCAGGGGAGCGAGTGAGTTACGAAATCGCCTGATGGAATCAGAGACCACCGATGAAGTCCGTGCTTTGCTTGATGAATATGCGGATGCAGTGAAAGATGCGGAAGGATTTTCTGTGTCTAAGTAA
- the rlmH gene encoding 23S rRNA (pseudouridine(1915)-N(3))-methyltransferase RlmH, translating to MNITIVTVGKLKEKYLKQGIGEYVKRLGAYAKIEIVELADEKAPEVLSDSEMEQVKNKEGERILAKISPDHHVIALAIQGKMRSSEDLADNLDKLATYGKSKVAFVIGGSLGLSDDVIKRSNETLSFSKMTFPHQLMRLILVEQIYRAFRINRGEPYHK from the coding sequence GTGAACATCACAATAGTAACGGTTGGAAAGCTGAAAGAAAAATATTTAAAACAGGGCATCGGCGAATATGTGAAGCGTCTCGGTGCGTACGCAAAAATCGAAATTGTAGAGTTGGCAGACGAAAAGGCACCAGAAGTATTGAGTGACTCCGAAATGGAGCAGGTGAAGAATAAAGAAGGTGAACGGATCTTAGCGAAGATCTCACCCGATCATCATGTCATTGCCCTTGCCATTCAAGGGAAAATGCGTTCTTCAGAAGACCTCGCCGATAACCTGGACAAGCTTGCAACCTACGGTAAAAGCAAAGTGGCGTTTGTGATCGGAGGATCATTGGGACTTAGTGATGACGTGATCAAAAGATCCAATGAGACGCTTTCTTTTTCGAAAATGACTTTTCCTCATCAATTGATGAGGTTGATATTGGTGGAGCAGATTTATCGGGCATTTCGGATTAATCGGGGGGAACCGTATCATAAATAA
- a CDS encoding Gfo/Idh/MocA family protein: MTYNKVRWGIIGCGDVTEKKSGPAFQKVKNSELVAVMRRTGELAKDYAERHGVAKWYDDANALINDPDVDAVYIATPPGSHKEYTLTAAAAGKPVYVEKPMARTFNECNEMVAACEEAGVPLYVAYYRRAQERFLKIKELLDQNAIGDVRFVSSTQYQTAGEDVKGSDQLPWRVQPEIAGGGLFFDLASHTLDILDFLLGPIQEAKGFASNQGGFYEAEDIVTGTYQFESGVQGVGTWCFTAFENVDKNEIVGSKGKISFSTFGDDPVTLTTVEGKEQWSFDRPLHVHQPLVETIVKELTGSGVSCTSTGDSGARTNWVMDKIVGN, encoded by the coding sequence ATGACATACAATAAAGTCCGATGGGGAATCATCGGCTGCGGAGATGTGACAGAAAAGAAAAGTGGCCCTGCATTTCAAAAGGTAAAGAACTCAGAGCTTGTTGCCGTCATGCGGAGGACAGGTGAGCTGGCGAAGGATTATGCTGAAAGACATGGGGTAGCGAAATGGTACGATGATGCTAATGCCCTGATTAACGATCCTGATGTGGATGCAGTTTATATTGCTACGCCGCCAGGCTCACATAAGGAATATACGCTGACGGCAGCGGCTGCTGGGAAACCTGTTTATGTGGAGAAGCCGATGGCACGTACCTTCAATGAATGCAATGAGATGGTGGCTGCTTGTGAGGAAGCCGGTGTCCCTTTGTATGTGGCATACTATCGCCGGGCTCAGGAACGCTTTTTGAAGATAAAAGAATTGCTTGATCAAAATGCAATCGGAGACGTTCGTTTTGTCTCATCGACTCAGTATCAAACAGCAGGTGAAGACGTAAAAGGGTCAGATCAATTACCTTGGCGTGTTCAGCCTGAGATAGCGGGAGGTGGCTTGTTCTTCGATTTGGCCAGCCATACCCTTGATATACTTGATTTTCTACTCGGACCGATTCAAGAAGCAAAAGGTTTTGCTTCCAATCAAGGGGGATTTTACGAGGCGGAAGATATCGTGACGGGTACATATCAGTTTGAATCCGGCGTTCAAGGTGTTGGGACATGGTGTTTCACGGCTTTTGAAAATGTGGATAAGAATGAAATCGTCGGAAGCAAAGGGAAAATCAGCTTTTCTACATTTGGAGATGATCCCGTCACATTGACGACTGTCGAAGGAAAAGAGCAATGGAGTTTTGATCGGCCGCTTCATGTCCATCAGCCGCTTGTCGAAACCATTGTGAAGGAGCTGACCGGGAGTGGCGTTTCGTGTACGAGTACTGGAGACTCTGGTGCACGTACTAACTGGGTAATGGATAAGATTGTAGGGAATTAG
- a CDS encoding FAD-binding oxidoreductase: MYQDPGFLKGLTGEVVTVKDSVYDEARQEWNRAINKFPLVIVYCERKKDVVNAICWARKHHVSIRIRSGGHHYEGYSTGDLVLVIDISRLNELKLDKQRNMLKIEAGAKNTEVYDLIGSNGYVFPGGTCPTVGVSGFTLGGGWGFSSRLYGLGCDSLIELELVDYQGRLIRANKYCNSDLFWACGGAGGGNFGVIVSMTFQLPEPTNCPVTLVRFYYVGTTSEKQAQVMNVWQNWLPGLDKRMTIVVSFYNAEGEGLGIFATGFFYGSSARAREILQPFAEVEGFRVELETSSFLEAVKKVEETYPPSEKFKSTGRFVQRRYSPSELKHIADLVQEPAAGSVYAAVSFYAMGGEIRCVGKRETAFFYRDARYIMGIQSVWTEDSAAEENREWVRGRFEYIKSITEGSYVNFPINKLRNYECEYFGENAKRLDKVNKKYDPYNVFRFPQGLR, encoded by the coding sequence GTGTACCAAGATCCAGGGTTTTTAAAAGGTCTTACGGGCGAAGTGGTGACGGTGAAGGATTCGGTTTATGACGAAGCCCGACAGGAATGGAATCGAGCCATCAATAAGTTTCCGTTGGTGATTGTGTATTGTGAAAGAAAGAAGGATGTGGTGAATGCCATCTGTTGGGCACGAAAGCATCATGTCAGTATCCGTATACGGTCAGGCGGGCATCATTATGAAGGGTATTCTACCGGTGATTTGGTGTTGGTCATTGATATCAGTCGTTTGAATGAGCTGAAATTGGACAAGCAACGGAACATGTTGAAAATAGAAGCGGGAGCAAAGAATACAGAAGTATATGATCTGATAGGATCCAATGGCTATGTTTTCCCGGGGGGGACTTGTCCGACGGTTGGTGTGTCGGGATTTACACTCGGTGGTGGCTGGGGATTTTCGAGCAGGCTTTACGGATTGGGATGTGACAGTCTGATTGAGTTGGAGCTGGTCGACTACCAGGGAAGGCTTATCAGGGCAAACAAATATTGCAACTCCGATCTGTTCTGGGCATGCGGTGGTGCCGGCGGAGGGAATTTCGGGGTCATTGTCAGTATGACCTTCCAACTTCCGGAACCGACGAATTGTCCTGTCACGCTAGTAAGGTTCTATTATGTGGGCACCACCAGTGAAAAGCAGGCACAAGTGATGAACGTTTGGCAGAACTGGTTACCTGGACTTGATAAACGGATGACGATTGTGGTCAGTTTCTATAACGCTGAAGGTGAAGGACTGGGTATCTTTGCGACAGGATTTTTCTATGGCTCATCTGCACGTGCCAGGGAGATTTTACAGCCTTTTGCAGAGGTGGAAGGATTCCGGGTAGAGCTTGAGACCTCCTCATTCCTTGAAGCGGTGAAAAAAGTGGAAGAAACGTATCCTCCATCTGAAAAATTCAAGTCGACGGGCAGATTTGTTCAAAGGCGTTATTCACCTTCCGAGCTTAAGCATATCGCAGACCTGGTGCAGGAACCGGCAGCAGGTTCCGTGTACGCGGCGGTATCCTTTTATGCAATGGGCGGGGAAATCAGGTGTGTCGGTAAAAGAGAAACGGCCTTCTTCTATAGGGATGCAAGATACATCATGGGTATCCAGTCGGTATGGACAGAAGATTCTGCTGCGGAAGAAAACCGGGAATGGGTCAGAGGCCGTTTTGAATATATTAAAAGCATCACAGAAGGGTCCTATGTGAATTTTCCCATCAACAAACTTAGGAATTATGAATGTGAGTACTTTGGGGAGAATGCGAAAAGATTGGATAAGGTGAATAAGAAATATGATCCGTATAATGTGTTCAGGTTCCCTCAGGGGTTGAGATAA
- a CDS encoding S1C family serine protease, with amino-acid sequence MGYYDGDHNSEGRTGRQKGNRGGMFLAGLLGVVLGAILVIVAIPQLTNFDILPYSVQPDQDLKETDQTYHNGTTKNVSVNVTTDVTKAVEKTGDSVVGITNIQSQSFWGQGGGQTQDQQAGTGSGVMYKKEGKTVYIVTNNHVVEGADQLEVTLADGTKVPAKLRGTDVWTDLAVIEIDGSKIKDDDIAEFGNSDELKAGEPVIAIGNPLGLQFSGSVTQGVVSGVERTIPVDINQDGMEDWNAEVLQTDAAINPGNSGGALINISGQLVGINSMKIAQEAVEGIGLAIPINSARPIIEDLEQYGEVKRPAMGVTLEDVNQISAYHQQETLKLPKDIHYGVMIRQTVPNSPAAQAGLQELDVITELDGEKVENVIDLRKHLYNKKEVNDQMKVTFYRDGKKKEVTMKLTDESRL; translated from the coding sequence ATGGGATATTATGATGGTGATCATAATTCTGAAGGCAGGACTGGCAGGCAAAAGGGAAATCGGGGAGGAATGTTCCTGGCGGGGCTGTTGGGAGTCGTCCTTGGGGCAATCCTCGTAATCGTAGCCATTCCTCAGCTGACGAACTTTGATATATTACCTTATTCGGTCCAACCGGATCAAGATTTGAAAGAAACCGATCAGACGTATCATAATGGAACTACCAAGAATGTGTCTGTCAATGTGACGACGGATGTGACGAAAGCCGTTGAAAAGACCGGGGACTCCGTGGTCGGAATCACGAATATCCAATCCCAGAGCTTCTGGGGTCAGGGGGGTGGCCAGACCCAGGACCAGCAGGCAGGAACGGGATCAGGGGTCATGTATAAAAAAGAAGGAAAAACGGTCTATATCGTGACGAATAATCACGTTGTGGAAGGGGCTGACCAATTGGAGGTCACCCTCGCCGACGGTACAAAGGTGCCTGCTAAACTCCGTGGTACTGACGTTTGGACAGATCTTGCCGTCATTGAAATCGATGGAAGCAAGATCAAGGATGATGACATTGCCGAGTTTGGAAATTCGGATGAACTGAAAGCGGGTGAGCCTGTCATCGCCATCGGGAACCCACTTGGACTTCAATTCTCAGGTTCCGTGACGCAGGGTGTTGTATCAGGTGTGGAGAGAACGATTCCTGTCGACATCAATCAGGATGGTATGGAGGATTGGAACGCAGAGGTTCTGCAAACCGATGCAGCCATCAACCCCGGGAACAGCGGTGGGGCCCTCATCAATATTTCAGGTCAGCTGGTCGGGATCAACTCCATGAAAATCGCCCAGGAAGCGGTAGAAGGAATCGGACTTGCCATCCCGATCAATTCTGCTCGACCTATCATTGAAGACCTTGAGCAATACGGAGAAGTGAAGCGTCCTGCAATGGGTGTGACACTGGAAGATGTCAATCAGATTTCAGCCTATCACCAGCAGGAAACCTTGAAGCTACCGAAAGATATCCATTATGGTGTGATGATCAGACAAACTGTTCCGAACTCCCCTGCTGCTCAAGCTGGTTTGCAGGAGCTTGATGTGATCACTGAACTTGATGGTGAAAAGGTCGAGAATGTAATCGACTTGAGGAAGCATCTATATAATAAAAAAGAAGTGAACGATCAAATGAAAGTGACCTTCTACCGGGATGGTAAGAAGAAAGAAGTCACGATGAAACTGACGGATGAATCCCGATTATAG